In Gemmatimonas sp. UBA7669, one genomic interval encodes:
- a CDS encoding lysylphosphatidylglycerol synthase transmembrane domain-containing protein, translating into MSSLLQSMTRMLRQPAVRTVLLLITIGFIVVALAKQWEDVAASWQSLDIAWRWVAMATAVVLGTYAMLIHSWRILLRGWGGHLAFGSATRIWAIANLGRWLPGKVWSIGALGYMASKEGVSGVAAAGSSVLGTLLNLGAGLAMAVVLGADGLEYVAPGFRVVSIAAAIGFVVGVAALPRLLPRVLAAFATRRGLPLTSQHLSAGQLWMATGINLLSWVAYGVAFWMFSRAVTPRISGDPLVFIAVYSASYLAGFLALFAPGGLGVRELALGSLLVGLGMAGQGDAAVLSATSRIWLTVLEVLPGLLALLTLSPGQRAALRQNS; encoded by the coding sequence ATGTCCTCGCTTCTGCAGTCTATGACGCGCATGCTGCGTCAACCGGCGGTGCGCACGGTGCTGCTGCTCATCACCATCGGGTTCATCGTGGTGGCGCTGGCCAAGCAGTGGGAAGACGTCGCGGCCTCCTGGCAGTCGCTCGATATCGCGTGGCGTTGGGTGGCCATGGCCACCGCCGTGGTGCTGGGTACCTACGCCATGCTCATTCACAGCTGGCGCATCCTGCTGCGCGGCTGGGGCGGTCATCTGGCCTTTGGCTCAGCCACCCGCATCTGGGCCATCGCCAATCTCGGGCGCTGGCTGCCGGGCAAGGTGTGGTCCATTGGCGCGCTGGGGTACATGGCCTCCAAGGAAGGTGTGTCGGGCGTCGCCGCCGCGGGTTCCTCCGTCTTGGGGACGCTGCTCAACCTTGGCGCCGGACTGGCCATGGCGGTCGTTCTTGGCGCCGATGGCCTCGAGTATGTCGCTCCTGGCTTCCGCGTTGTGTCGATTGCTGCGGCCATCGGGTTTGTGGTGGGGGTCGCAGCACTCCCGCGACTCTTGCCTCGTGTCCTGGCAGCCTTTGCAACACGACGCGGGCTGCCGCTCACCAGCCAGCACCTCAGTGCCGGCCAATTATGGATGGCCACAGGGATCAACCTGCTGTCCTGGGTGGCCTACGGCGTGGCGTTCTGGATGTTTTCGCGCGCGGTAACCCCACGTATCAGTGGCGATCCGCTGGTGTTCATCGCAGTTTACTCGGCTTCGTATCTGGCGGGCTTCCTGGCGCTCTTTGCGCCCGGCGGGCTCGGCGTGAGGGAGCTCGCGCTGGGCAGCTTGCTGGTGGGACTGGGCATGGCGGGGCAGGGCGACGCGGCGGTTCTGAGTGCGACCTCGCGCATCTGGCTCACCGTGCTCGAAGTGTTGCCAGGGCTGTTGGCCCTGCTCACCCTGAGCCCGGGGCAGCGCGCCGCCCTGCGACAGAACTCGTGA
- a CDS encoding glycosyltransferase produces the protein MSGSPRLLFVTHNVPRFSGDAAGSFVLRLAVALQAAGARVDVLAPGASGLAPHGHIEGVSITRVRYASDARMTLAYTGTMAEAVAGSWSGRFALLQLLWAMRGAVREAVQCARREGAPYDALHVHWWFPSGLALLGAIRPWWPPVVVTMHGSDVRLAAKKPAAHPLMRAVLQRAAVRTAVSSWLAQTASRLAGVPVEVAPMPVDVSPLLGPRSASASSDAEGHPERNGVLFVGRLNAQKGLADLLEALALPPAHTLTLDVVGDGPDASALRERASALGVAERVTWHGQLAQQDLLPRYARARVVAMPSRGEGLGLVGVEAQLAGTPVVAYADAGLLDVVDPAHGGTLVPVGDIPALAAALSQFAGANAELEALAQTHGAQARHLMLQRFAPAAVATRYLALYEQARTGHLAKGVA, from the coding sequence GTGAGCGGTTCGCCGCGCCTGCTCTTTGTCACACACAACGTACCCCGCTTTTCCGGGGACGCCGCCGGATCGTTTGTTCTGCGCTTGGCGGTGGCATTGCAGGCGGCCGGCGCGCGCGTGGATGTTCTTGCGCCAGGCGCGAGCGGGCTTGCGCCACACGGCCATATCGAAGGCGTGTCCATTACGCGAGTGCGCTACGCCAGCGACGCCCGCATGACCTTGGCGTACACCGGCACCATGGCCGAAGCCGTGGCCGGCTCGTGGAGTGGACGATTCGCGCTGCTCCAGTTGCTCTGGGCCATGCGTGGCGCCGTACGTGAGGCGGTGCAATGCGCCCGCCGCGAAGGTGCACCGTACGACGCGCTGCATGTCCACTGGTGGTTCCCGTCGGGACTGGCGCTGCTTGGTGCGATACGCCCGTGGTGGCCACCGGTCGTTGTCACCATGCACGGCAGCGATGTGCGTCTGGCGGCAAAGAAGCCGGCGGCCCATCCGCTCATGCGTGCCGTGTTGCAGCGTGCGGCGGTGCGAACCGCCGTGTCCAGTTGGCTGGCACAAACGGCCAGCCGCCTTGCCGGGGTGCCGGTGGAAGTCGCGCCGATGCCCGTTGATGTCAGCCCACTTCTTGGCCCCAGGTCCGCGAGTGCCTCTTCAGACGCCGAAGGGCATCCGGAGCGAAATGGCGTACTCTTCGTCGGTCGACTGAACGCACAAAAGGGCCTGGCCGATCTGCTCGAGGCGCTGGCACTGCCACCGGCGCACACACTGACCCTGGATGTCGTGGGCGATGGCCCCGATGCCTCGGCGCTCCGCGAGCGTGCGAGTGCGCTGGGTGTGGCCGAACGCGTCACTTGGCACGGACAACTCGCGCAACAGGACCTGCTGCCTCGGTACGCACGGGCGCGCGTAGTCGCCATGCCGTCACGCGGAGAAGGCCTTGGTCTGGTGGGCGTGGAAGCGCAGTTGGCCGGCACGCCAGTCGTCGCGTACGCCGATGCCGGTCTGCTGGACGTGGTGGACCCGGCGCATGGTGGCACGCTGGTGCCGGTGGGGGACATCCCGGCATTGGCCGCTGCGCTGTCGCAGTTTGCCGGGGCCAACGCCGAACTCGAAGCTCTGGCACAGACCCACGGCGCGCAGGCTCGGCACCTCATGTTGCAGCGTTTCGCCCCCGCGGCAGTGGCCACACGCTACCTCGCACTCTACGAGCAGGCGAGGACTGGCCATCTGGCAAAGGGCGTCGCCTGA
- a CDS encoding glycosyltransferase family 2 protein, whose translation MAVSTRPARPTPRRALTAPVDVSVLVPAKDEAGNLALFVELCDAMIRAQSARYEVLVVDDGSADGSWALLQELATRYPFLRPVRHRAQRGIAEALRTGYLHAQGQVLVFYPADLQFKPEDIPSLVGPILAGDSDMVTGFKQGKYEKAFVSRIYNGLSRTLFHIPVRDLNNVKAYRREIMASLPMRPDFHRYMIVMAAAQGFTVTEVPIPLYPRHSGRSKFGLSRIPVGVLDMLAVWFELRFGQKPLLAFGMLGAALFAVGVLAGVGALVWLLISGQGQRWVWTVIQTTLILGSVFFATGLLGEQIAQQRAEVRELRRELDDVATTQQEAIDASQSTDASSATGMASHHNSDAAGR comes from the coding sequence ATGGCTGTCAGTACCCGACCCGCCCGTCCCACACCGCGTCGCGCGCTCACCGCGCCCGTCGACGTGAGTGTGCTCGTTCCCGCCAAGGACGAAGCCGGCAACCTCGCGCTCTTTGTGGAGCTCTGCGATGCGATGATTCGCGCGCAGTCTGCGCGCTACGAGGTCCTGGTGGTGGACGATGGCTCGGCGGACGGGAGCTGGGCGTTGCTGCAGGAACTCGCCACGCGCTATCCGTTTCTGCGTCCCGTGCGGCATCGTGCACAGCGCGGCATCGCCGAGGCCCTGCGCACCGGCTATCTGCACGCGCAGGGTCAGGTGCTGGTGTTCTATCCCGCCGACCTGCAATTCAAGCCGGAAGACATCCCGTCGCTGGTGGGGCCCATTCTGGCCGGCGACTCCGACATGGTCACCGGGTTCAAGCAGGGCAAGTACGAGAAGGCGTTTGTGTCGCGCATCTACAACGGGCTCAGTCGCACGCTCTTTCACATCCCGGTGCGCGACCTCAACAACGTGAAAGCCTACCGGCGCGAGATCATGGCCTCGCTGCCCATGCGGCCGGATTTTCATCGCTACATGATCGTGATGGCGGCGGCGCAGGGCTTCACCGTCACCGAAGTGCCCATCCCGCTGTATCCGCGTCATTCCGGTCGCTCCAAGTTTGGCCTGTCGCGCATACCGGTGGGCGTGCTCGACATGCTGGCTGTGTGGTTCGAACTGCGGTTCGGCCAGAAGCCGCTGCTGGCCTTCGGCATGCTCGGCGCCGCGCTCTTTGCGGTGGGTGTGCTGGCTGGTGTGGGTGCACTGGTGTGGTTGCTGATCAGTGGCCAGGGACAGCGCTGGGTGTGGACCGTCATTCAGACCACACTCATTCTCGGCTCGGTGTTTTTTGCCACCGGTCTGCTCGGCGAACAAATCGCGCAGCAGCGCGCCGAAGTGCGGGAGCTCCGCCGTGAACTCGACGACGTCGCGACTACCCAACAGGAAGCGATCGACGCCAGTCAGTCGACGGATGCGTCGAGCGCCACCGGTATGGCCAGCCACCACAACAGCGACGCGGCCGGCAGGTGA
- the rpoN gene encoding RNA polymerase factor sigma-54, which produces MRTGLQQTTGLRQELKVNPRLYQAMDLLYMPLLDLQQHLKQELLTNPFLELVEPEDEDDDSADNEDSPEPQDLTEPEASAEAEPEKTGDDDVDWEAVLLDGFETGGAREETEQRDYIEPVTVATTDLADYLGEQLALLDLSPRQQFLAEEFVGNINDDGYLACPLEEIRSAVNERLLSEAESRDIQGDIPLFGEDEVLAMLRVLQDLDPPGVGARDLRECLLLQLRAAGQQASLAHRLVEEAFEELIGHRWSELAKRYGISAQDVQGAADEIAKLDPKPGLRYSAGSDNYIIPDLVVEKIDGHYHIFLNDGNLPRLKLSRTYQDLARDKKRFDAESKDFIASKLNSANWMIQAIEQRRQTMLKVMHYIVDRQRDFFEKGVQALRPLTLREVAEAVGMHESTVSRVTNEKFVQTPRGVLPLKFFFSSGLATADGDDVSARGIKDQIEKLVSGEDPRNPLTDQAIVEILQETGVQIARRTVAKYRDQLGVLPARMRKRV; this is translated from the coding sequence ATGCGAACCGGCCTGCAGCAGACGACCGGGCTCCGCCAGGAGCTCAAGGTCAATCCACGCCTGTATCAGGCGATGGATCTGCTGTACATGCCCTTGCTGGATTTGCAGCAGCATCTCAAGCAGGAACTCTTGACCAATCCCTTCCTCGAGCTGGTGGAACCCGAGGACGAGGACGACGACTCGGCGGACAACGAAGACTCGCCCGAACCGCAGGATCTCACCGAACCGGAGGCCTCGGCCGAGGCCGAGCCGGAGAAGACCGGTGACGACGACGTGGATTGGGAGGCCGTGCTGCTCGACGGCTTCGAGACCGGTGGCGCGCGCGAAGAGACTGAGCAGCGCGACTACATCGAGCCGGTTACCGTCGCCACCACCGATCTCGCCGACTATCTCGGCGAGCAACTCGCGCTGCTTGACCTCTCGCCACGGCAGCAGTTTCTCGCCGAGGAATTCGTCGGCAACATCAACGACGATGGCTACCTCGCCTGTCCACTCGAAGAAATCCGCTCGGCGGTCAACGAACGCTTGCTGAGCGAGGCCGAGTCCCGCGACATCCAGGGCGACATTCCGCTCTTCGGCGAAGACGAAGTGCTGGCCATGCTGCGGGTGCTGCAGGATCTCGACCCACCGGGTGTGGGCGCGCGGGATCTCCGGGAGTGCCTGCTGCTGCAGTTGCGCGCCGCGGGGCAGCAAGCTTCGCTCGCGCATCGCCTGGTGGAGGAGGCCTTCGAGGAACTCATCGGCCATCGCTGGAGCGAACTGGCCAAGCGCTATGGCATCAGTGCGCAGGACGTGCAGGGCGCGGCAGACGAAATCGCCAAGCTCGATCCCAAGCCGGGCCTGCGCTACAGCGCGGGAAGCGACAACTACATCATTCCCGATCTCGTCGTCGAGAAGATCGACGGCCACTACCACATCTTCCTCAACGACGGCAACCTGCCGCGACTCAAGCTCTCGCGCACCTACCAGGATCTTGCGCGAGACAAGAAGCGCTTCGATGCCGAGAGCAAGGACTTCATCGCCTCCAAGCTCAATTCGGCCAACTGGATGATCCAGGCCATTGAGCAGCGGCGTCAGACCATGCTCAAGGTCATGCACTACATCGTGGACCGTCAGCGCGACTTCTTCGAGAAGGGCGTGCAGGCCCTGCGGCCACTCACGTTGCGCGAAGTGGCCGAGGCCGTGGGCATGCACGAGTCCACGGTCAGCCGCGTGACCAACGAGAAGTTCGTGCAGACGCCGCGCGGCGTGCTGCCACTCAAGTTCTTCTTTTCGTCTGGCCTTGCCACCGCGGACGGTGACGACGTATCGGCCCGTGGCATCAAGGACCAGATCGAGAAACTCGTGTCCGGTGAAGATCCCCGGAACCCGCTCACCGATCAGGCCATCGTGGAGATTCTCCAGGAAACCGGTGTGCAAATCGCCAGACGCACCGTGGCCAAGTATCGCGACCAGCTCGGCGTGTTGCCCGCGCGCATGCGCAAGCGCGTGTAG
- the lptB gene encoding LPS export ABC transporter ATP-binding protein, producing MTNPPDPSTPPMDAPEPDTEPVSAQEPRRGVEGQTGRPSAIVPDGSILSADGLVKVYRGRRVVNDVAVRVQQGEIVGLLGPNGAGKTTTFYMLVGLIAPQAGTIRLDGKDITSMPMYQRARQGIGYLSQEPSIFRKLTVEQNILAILETLPLDEAARRTRLESLLDELKIKHLRNSKAFQLSGGERRRLEITRALVTEPKFMMLDEPFAGVDPIAVHDIQSIVADLRHRGIGVLISDHNVEQTLDIVDRAYIMFDGQVKVSGTVRELVFDDEVARIYLGPTLTARLRERFADDEAEVAV from the coding sequence ATGACGAACCCTCCCGATCCTTCCACCCCACCAATGGACGCGCCTGAGCCGGACACGGAGCCCGTGTCCGCCCAAGAGCCGCGCCGCGGTGTCGAAGGGCAAACCGGCCGTCCGTCCGCCATCGTACCGGACGGTTCCATCCTCAGCGCCGATGGCCTCGTCAAAGTCTATCGTGGGCGACGCGTCGTAAACGACGTGGCCGTTCGTGTGCAGCAGGGGGAGATCGTTGGCTTGCTGGGTCCCAATGGCGCGGGCAAGACGACCACGTTCTACATGCTCGTGGGACTCATTGCCCCGCAGGCCGGCACCATTCGGCTCGATGGCAAGGACATCACGAGCATGCCCATGTACCAGCGGGCACGGCAGGGCATTGGCTACCTCTCGCAGGAACCGTCGATCTTCCGCAAGCTCACGGTCGAGCAGAACATTCTCGCCATCCTCGAGACGCTGCCACTCGACGAAGCGGCCCGTCGGACACGTCTCGAGTCGTTGCTCGACGAGCTGAAGATCAAGCACCTGCGCAACAGCAAGGCCTTCCAGCTGTCGGGCGGTGAACGGCGCCGGCTCGAGATCACGCGCGCGCTCGTCACCGAGCCCAAGTTCATGATGCTCGACGAACCGTTTGCGGGCGTCGACCCCATCGCGGTGCACGACATCCAGTCCATCGTGGCCGACCTGCGGCATCGTGGCATCGGCGTGCTCATCTCCGACCACAACGTCGAGCAGACGCTCGACATCGTGGACCGCGCCTACATCATGTTCGACGGCCAGGTGAAAGTGTCGGGCACCGTGCGCGAGCTCGTGTTCGACGACGAGGTGGCGCGCATCTACCTTGGCCCCACGCTCACGGCCCGACTGCGTGAGCGCTTCGCCGATGACGAAGCCGAGGTCGCCGTCTGA
- the lptC gene encoding LPS export ABC transporter periplasmic protein LptC, with protein MRAASVLHHGARLVALTLVTMVTLGAAACPSKPAKKTPPRAAKALLPDSAEQLGFGVSTILTDKGVNKGELLADTTFTYDDGTRLELRRVNLTFFTSLGVKDGVMTSREATYNARLSRIEARGDVVVVREDGKRLSTQQLVYDQVRNQFFTDSAFVLTEPKREISGIGFESDPALTNFRCLRACKGVAPVKVPAQ; from the coding sequence ATGAGGGCCGCCTCTGTGCTGCACCATGGCGCGCGACTGGTCGCCCTTACCCTCGTGACCATGGTCACGTTGGGCGCCGCGGCCTGTCCGTCCAAGCCAGCCAAGAAGACGCCGCCCCGCGCGGCCAAGGCCCTGCTGCCCGACTCAGCCGAACAGCTGGGGTTTGGCGTGAGCACCATTCTCACCGACAAGGGCGTCAACAAGGGCGAGTTGCTGGCCGACACCACGTTCACCTACGACGATGGGACACGACTCGAACTGCGGCGCGTCAACCTCACGTTCTTCACGTCGCTTGGGGTGAAGGACGGCGTGATGACCTCGCGCGAGGCCACGTACAACGCGCGCCTCTCGCGCATTGAGGCACGTGGCGATGTGGTCGTGGTGCGTGAAGACGGCAAGCGTCTGTCCACACAGCAGCTGGTGTACGATCAGGTCCGCAATCAGTTCTTCACCGATTCGGCGTTCGTGCTCACCGAGCCCAAGCGCGAAATCTCCGGTATCGGCTTCGAGTCCGACCCGGCGCTTACCAACTTCCGCTGTCTGCGGGCCTGCAAGGGTGTCGCACCGGTGAAGGTTCCGGCGCAGTGA
- a CDS encoding KpsF/GutQ family sugar-phosphate isomerase, with amino-acid sequence MSDRAANAATDLASRSGDIIARGRRVLEQEAQALLQQERQLGEPFARAVALLTDCRGRVIIAGVGKSGNVARKMAATFTSTGTPALFLHPVESVHGDLGIVGPDDVAILISKSGESDELLGLIEALARMGVRMIAMTAVAGSRLARHADVTLDLLVREEACPHDLAPTTSTTVTMALGDALAVAVLLEKGFRPEDFARLHPGGALGRRLLTRVQDVMERNDLPVLQRDAIMRDAVVLLAKRRGLAIVTEQERVLGVVTAGDLTRLMQREADVLSEPVANVMSTSPRVAYDHELGSAVVHRMETHGIMAMPVLDSHERLVGVVHLHDLLRAGAA; translated from the coding sequence ATGAGTGATCGCGCCGCCAACGCCGCCACCGACCTCGCGTCCCGCAGCGGTGACATCATTGCACGCGGACGCCGGGTGCTCGAGCAGGAAGCCCAGGCGTTGCTGCAGCAGGAACGCCAACTGGGCGAGCCGTTTGCCCGCGCCGTGGCACTGCTCACTGACTGCCGCGGCCGCGTCATCATTGCCGGCGTGGGCAAGTCCGGCAACGTCGCCCGCAAGATGGCCGCGACGTTTACCAGCACCGGCACGCCGGCGCTCTTCCTGCATCCCGTCGAGAGTGTGCACGGGGACCTCGGCATCGTGGGCCCTGATGACGTCGCCATTCTGATATCCAAGAGTGGCGAGAGCGACGAACTGCTCGGCCTCATTGAGGCCCTGGCGCGCATGGGCGTGCGCATGATCGCCATGACGGCCGTTGCGGGCTCGCGACTCGCGCGGCATGCGGACGTGACGCTGGACTTGCTGGTGCGCGAAGAAGCCTGTCCGCATGACCTCGCGCCCACCACCAGCACCACGGTCACCATGGCGCTGGGTGACGCGCTGGCCGTGGCCGTGCTGCTGGAGAAGGGGTTCCGACCCGAAGACTTCGCGCGACTCCATCCGGGCGGTGCGCTCGGACGTCGGCTGCTCACACGGGTGCAGGACGTCATGGAGCGCAACGATCTGCCCGTGCTGCAGCGCGACGCCATCATGCGCGACGCGGTGGTGCTGCTGGCAAAACGTCGTGGCCTGGCCATCGTCACGGAACAGGAGCGCGTGTTGGGGGTGGTCACGGCAGGAGACCTCACGCGGCTCATGCAGCGTGAGGCCGACGTGCTGTCGGAACCGGTGGCCAACGTGATGAGCACGTCGCCCCGCGTGGCCTACGATCATGAATTGGGGAGTGCGGTGGTGCATCGGATGGAAACTCACGGCATCATGGCGATGCCGGTGCTGGACAGTCACGAACGGCTGGTGGGCGTGGTGCACTTGCACGATCTCCTCCGCGCTGGCGCCGCATGA
- a CDS encoding KdsC family phosphatase: protein MTSSPSADLAPGDAGSGGVLPPLSRIAQLSDAMRRAAERVRLVCFDVDGVLTDGGVYLGATRSPDGETTRPFEFKRYDIQDGLGMAMLRESGLTLAIITGRVSESVAMRARELRIPHCIQDPEARKLPALQRLCAELGLTLADVAFVGDDLPDLGVMREVGLPVAVGNAVPEIRRVAALHLNARGGHGAVREFAEWLLTARGTWDDAVERYVQSRSVVNERQGQTQMEHAQ, encoded by the coding sequence ATGACCTCCTCGCCGTCTGCTGATCTTGCCCCGGGTGACGCGGGCAGCGGTGGCGTACTACCGCCGCTCTCGCGCATCGCCCAATTGAGTGACGCCATGCGTCGCGCGGCCGAGCGCGTGCGCCTGGTATGCTTTGACGTGGACGGCGTCCTCACCGACGGTGGCGTGTACCTCGGCGCCACGCGTTCGCCGGACGGCGAAACGACGCGGCCGTTTGAGTTCAAGCGCTACGACATCCAGGATGGCCTGGGCATGGCCATGCTGCGCGAGAGTGGACTGACCCTCGCCATCATCACGGGTCGGGTGTCGGAAAGTGTGGCCATGCGTGCGCGTGAACTGCGCATCCCGCATTGCATTCAGGACCCGGAAGCACGCAAGCTGCCCGCGCTCCAGCGTCTCTGCGCCGAGCTGGGTCTCACACTCGCTGACGTGGCGTTTGTGGGAGACGACCTGCCGGATCTCGGCGTCATGCGGGAAGTGGGACTGCCGGTTGCGGTGGGCAACGCGGTCCCGGAAATCCGTCGTGTGGCCGCGCTGCACCTCAACGCTCGGGGCGGACACGGCGCCGTGCGCGAGTTTGCCGAGTGGCTGCTTACTGCCCGCGGAACCTGGGACGACGCCGTGGAGCGCTACGTGCAAAGCCGAAGTGTGGTGAACGAGCGGCAGGGCCAAACACAGATGGAGCACGCCCAATGA
- the kdsA gene encoding 3-deoxy-8-phosphooctulonate synthase → MSVSAAHFPSDRLFLLAGPCQLEDDALNLRVGEALARLAEQVPGGIVFKASFDKANRSNVDGVRGPGLEAGLAALDRVRAATGLPILTDVHEPAQCAAAGQVVDVLQIPAFLCRQTDLLLAAGATGKSVNVKKGQWMHPEGMKGAVRKVEAGATLAGRTVGPMAVTERGTFFGYGDLVVDMRAFARMREACQVPAIFDGTHSVQKPGLGAGGTSGGAREFIAPLTYAAVAAGAQGLFLETHPDPDNAPSDGPNMIPLHELPDLVMRAVDIWDRARR, encoded by the coding sequence ATGTCGGTGTCCGCTGCCCACTTTCCGTCCGATCGGCTCTTTCTCCTCGCCGGTCCCTGTCAGCTCGAAGACGACGCGCTCAACCTGCGCGTCGGCGAGGCGCTGGCACGTCTCGCCGAACAGGTGCCCGGCGGCATCGTGTTCAAGGCCAGCTTCGATAAGGCCAATCGCTCCAACGTCGATGGCGTGCGCGGTCCCGGCCTCGAAGCCGGTCTCGCGGCGCTCGATCGTGTGCGTGCGGCCACGGGGCTGCCCATCCTCACCGACGTGCATGAGCCCGCACAGTGTGCGGCGGCCGGCCAGGTGGTGGACGTGCTGCAGATCCCGGCCTTCCTCTGCCGCCAAACCGACCTGCTGTTGGCCGCAGGTGCCACGGGCAAGTCGGTGAACGTGAAGAAGGGCCAGTGGATGCACCCGGAGGGCATGAAGGGGGCCGTGCGCAAGGTGGAGGCCGGCGCCACTCTTGCCGGACGCACGGTGGGTCCGATGGCGGTCACCGAGCGCGGCACGTTCTTTGGCTATGGTGATCTCGTGGTGGACATGCGCGCCTTCGCCCGCATGCGCGAGGCCTGCCAGGTACCCGCCATCTTTGACGGCACGCACTCGGTGCAGAAGCCCGGCCTTGGCGCCGGCGGCACGAGTGGCGGGGCGCGCGAGTTCATCGCGCCGCTCACCTATGCGGCCGTGGCCGCCGGTGCGCAGGGACTCTTCCTCGAGACGCACCCCGATCCGGACAACGCGCCGAGCGACGGTCCCAACATGATTCCGCTGCATGAACTGCCGGACCTCGTCATGCGCGCCGTCGACATCTGGGATCGCGCGCGTCGATGA
- a CDS encoding CTP synthase, translating into MSSMLTNQGATTPKYIFVTGGVVSSLGKGIAAASLGRLLVERGLRVTMMKLDPYLNVDPGTMSPFQHGEVFVTDDGAETDLDLGHYERFLDRPLSQANNITTGRIYSNVITKERRGEYLGSTVQVIPHITDEIKNAVKRIAPGNDVVLVEIGGTVGDIESLPFLEAIRQFRREVGKENAIFVHLTLVPYIAAAGEVKTKPTQHSVRELMEIGIQPDFLICRSEKPLQDDVKRKIALFCNVDFGAVIESPDVPTIYQIPLVFEQQGFAERVMERLRLQAPTPDLTAWRAMVQRITQPREKVRICVVGKYTDYVDSYKSVQEALIHGGIANEVGVELAWTSSDHFTSPEKAREILSQHHGLLVPGGFGVRGVEGMVEAIRAAREMQLPFFGICLGMQVAIIEFSRHVLGLGDSHSSEFAPECSDAVVSLMDSQREVTDKGGTMRLGAYPCRLQRGSKAAEIYGQDEVSERHRHRYEVSNRYRERFIEHGLRLSGLSPDDTLVEMIELPAHPWFVGCQFHPELQSRPLRPHPLFAGFVAAATRRKHLEGGSAPAPALEHVNQ; encoded by the coding sequence ATGTCCTCCATGTTGACCAATCAGGGAGCCACCACCCCGAAGTACATCTTCGTGACCGGTGGCGTCGTCTCCTCCCTCGGGAAGGGCATTGCGGCAGCGTCGCTCGGCCGCCTGCTGGTTGAGCGCGGCCTGCGCGTGACCATGATGAAGCTCGATCCCTACCTCAACGTGGATCCGGGCACCATGTCGCCATTCCAGCACGGCGAGGTGTTCGTCACCGACGACGGCGCGGAAACCGACCTTGATCTCGGCCACTACGAGCGCTTCCTCGATCGGCCGCTCTCGCAGGCCAACAACATCACCACCGGCCGCATCTACTCGAACGTCATCACCAAGGAACGCCGCGGCGAGTATCTGGGTTCGACGGTTCAGGTCATCCCGCACATCACCGACGAGATCAAGAACGCCGTCAAGCGCATCGCACCGGGCAATGATGTGGTGCTGGTGGAAATCGGCGGCACGGTGGGTGACATCGAGTCGCTGCCGTTCCTCGAAGCCATCCGTCAGTTCCGCCGCGAAGTGGGCAAGGAGAACGCGATTTTTGTGCACCTCACCCTGGTGCCGTACATCGCGGCCGCCGGCGAGGTGAAGACCAAGCCCACGCAGCATTCGGTGCGCGAGCTCATGGAAATCGGTATCCAGCCCGACTTCCTCATTTGCCGCAGCGAGAAGCCACTGCAGGACGATGTAAAGCGCAAGATCGCGCTCTTCTGCAACGTGGACTTCGGCGCGGTCATTGAAAGCCCCGACGTGCCCACCATCTACCAGATCCCGCTGGTCTTCGAGCAGCAGGGCTTTGCCGAACGCGTCATGGAGCGCTTGCGTCTGCAGGCGCCCACGCCCGACCTCACGGCCTGGCGCGCCATGGTGCAGCGCATCACGCAGCCGCGCGAGAAGGTGCGCATCTGCGTGGTGGGCAAGTACACCGACTACGTGGACAGTTACAAGAGCGTGCAGGAAGCCCTCATCCACGGCGGCATTGCCAACGAAGTGGGTGTGGAACTGGCGTGGACATCGAGCGATCACTTCACGTCGCCGGAAAAGGCCCGCGAAATTCTCTCGCAGCACCACGGCCTGCTGGTGCCGGGCGGCTTTGGTGTGCGCGGGGTGGAAGGCATGGTCGAGGCCATTCGCGCCGCACGCGAAATGCAGTTGCCGTTCTTCGGCATCTGCCTCGGCATGCAGGTGGCCATCATCGAGTTCTCGCGCCATGTGCTTGGCCTCGGTGACAGTCACTCCAGCGAGTTTGCGCCCGAATGCAGCGACGCCGTGGTCTCGCTCATGGACTCGCAGCGGGAAGTCACCGACAAGGGTGGGACCATGCGCCTCGGTGCCTATCCCTGCCGCCTGCAGCGCGGCTCGAAGGCCGCCGAGATCTACGGGCAGGACGAGGTGAGCGAACGGCATCGTCATCGCTACGAAGTGTCCAATCGCTACCGCGAGCGGTTCATTGAGCACGGCCTGCGTCTCAGCGGCCTGTCGCCCGACGACACGCTCGTGGAGATGATCGAACTGCCGGCCCATCCGTGGTTCGTGGGGTGCCAGTTCCATCCGGAACTGCAGTCGCGACCGCTGCGTCCGCATCCGCTGTTTGCCGGGTTCGTGGCGGCAGCTACGCGCCGCAAGCACCTCGAAGGGGGCAGCGCGCCGGCGCCGGCTCTTGAACACGTCAATCAGTGA